Sequence from the Castanea sativa cultivar Marrone di Chiusa Pesio chromosome 12, ASM4071231v1 genome:
ACATTGAACCTTAAATGCAAACTCCATCCTTAATTAGACAGGTTTACTCAATCACCACCAAACATCCATAACAAAACTACTGCCAACTTGCAATAACATAGTTACCTGCAGCTCCCATTACAGAATTTGTTTCCGTTAAATGTTAAAACTCATTGACACAACTTTTACTTTCATTATCAGATCTAACTTCTAAGCTGTCAGCACAGATAAAACAGTCCTCTTGATTTATGATATTCAAATGCTTATATTCCACttgagagagtgagtgagaaggttttacaaattttttacttaaagaTCTTTCCACATCCTTTCCTGAGataattccaatttttttcaaGTTCATGATTTTCTGTATTTTCCTCATCACATTTGTAGCACCAAGCTTCTATACAGAAACACATAagcatataaattataaagcaGAAGCAACCTTTTCAGTAGAGTGCCATTAACATGTGGAATTTGGATatatctacaaaataggatagTGTGatcataaaattgaaaattaattagtttacaaaaattgaatCACAGATGCAGAACAGAAAGAGCTCAGTATCAACCAACCTATGATCCATTTATTCATCAGCTTACTACCAATAAACCATCTGTTAGGTTCTCATTGCGGGAAATCTTTGGAACGTGCCCTCATGTGAATGCACCTACAAATAGGTCACCATTTACTGACTACTAACAAGGGCAGAGAGTGGATTCTAGATTACATCAGTTGTCATGTATTCATTCCCTCTATTGGCTCCATGCGCTACCTGGGATGCACAGACGCGGCACCGGAGGTGCCGCACCCACGTCCGACGCGGCGGGACTCGGcgacgcgcgagggacgccACTGCTCGCGCGTCGATGCCGCGTCCGGCCGCGTCGGCCACGTGGCATCTTATTTTTCCCGCCGACTCACGCCGACGCGGCTTGAATCGCGCCGACGCGGCGCCGATTCGGCCAGAATTGGGCTGTTTCGGCCGTATCGGCCGACGACCGAAACAGgcccgaaacggccgaaacaagCCTCGTATCATGCTGCAACAGCCGAAATCGGCtctaaatgagacccaaaaaccctaaatctatccttccttaattttattttgaatatttgttgcttcttttgtgttttctttttggttttgtgttgtgttttgtgtttcttgcttttttctttctttgttttgtgaatcaaggcatagtaaattagtaatatgttttttaagaatattttaatagtaaaaatatatagaaaatataaataaaaatatttttaataattttttaattgccgagtcctgccgcacccgcacccacttttttcaaaaattgccgagtcctgCATCCGTtcccgcacccgtacccgtacccgcacccgcacccgcacccgtgcttcatagtgCGCTACACAAACCCACCAACTAAGCTACACATCTCCCTTCTAGCCAATTAGACGCCTAGGCACCTTGCTACACTCTATAATCTCTAAGAACTCTTCCAAATTAGCAGCATTGAACTTTAAGCATTAAGGCTACATATCAAGCATAAGCTAacacctactttttttttatgaaaccaATACGATCACTGAAACACATTTCACATACCAACAtacaaaaattcacaaaaaatgGCCAGACTACATTACAACATTACCTCATTCCATCGAAACTTTGGCGCCAACGTCCTTCATCTTAGCAATAATCGACTCGGCCTCCTCCTTAGTCACGCCTTTCTTCAAAAGCGTAGGCGACTTCTCCACCAAATCCTTAGCTTCCTTCAACCCCAAATCAGTAAAAGTCCTCACTTCCTTGATTACCTTGATCTTCGCAGCGGCATCGAACCCTTCGAGCTTCACATCGAATACAGTCTTCTCCGccttctcctccaccttcttcGCCGCACCACCGCCCTTCCCCTTCAGTCCTCCAGGGACCATCCCTggcatcatcaccatcatcgtcGGCATCTCAGTGATCCCCATTTTATCGCGAAGAACTTCGACGAGGTCCGAGACCTCGAGAAGAGTGAGACCCGAGAGCTCATCGACGATCGCCGAGACTTGCGGCGATGGACCTGGTGGCTTCGATTCCTGAGCAGCAGAAGAGGTTGAGAAAGATGGGAGCTTGGATTGGATTAGGGCTAAGAGGTTAGGATTAGGGTTTTGAGTTGTGTGGAAATTGGGGCTAGGGTTTTGGGGGAGAGATTTGTTAATGTGTGAAATGAATCGTAAATACCTCATTTTGTGGGGGCGTATTGGTAATTATGGATAAATGTTTATATGAGCATTGTTGGAGTCGATGAGGTTGATAGTGATAAAGCTTTCATGGCTTTTGAAGTTGAAGCTGAGGACTGAGAAGAAATGACTGACACTGACATTGACAGGGTGGCCATATCCATTTCATAAACCCTACGGTGGTGAAGGagattttgttgtctttttaCTTTTGTGCCCCTGAGGTTTTACAGGCTATTTGGGCCTGGAACATTGTAGAGGCCCAGTTAGATCGATTTGCATGAGAATCAGTTAGCCCATTAGCCATTGGCCCACAATTTTGCCTTTCTCTCTATGTGCATTTTGTTacatttattttggaaaatgatTGGATAAAAAgttcactaaaaaaatatt
This genomic interval carries:
- the LOC142619837 gene encoding uncharacterized protein LOC142619837 — encoded protein: MRYLRFISHINKSLPQNPSPNFHTTQNPNPNLLALIQSKLPSFSTSSAAQESKPPGPSPQVSAIVDELSGLTLLEVSDLVEVLRDKMGITEMPTMMVMMPGMVPGGLKGKGGGAAKKVEEKAEKTVFDVKLEGFDAAAKIKVIKEVRTFTDLGLKEAKDLVEKSPTLLKKGVTKEEAESIIAKMKDVGAKVSME